A genome region from Ctenopharyngodon idella isolate HZGC_01 chromosome 5, HZGC01, whole genome shotgun sequence includes the following:
- the svopb gene encoding synaptic vesicle 2-related protein, giving the protein MSGLTRSSQMAYKRWKDADISVHEEQSGNNEPSNERICTILEQEDLGDSKTRSSGMSETFTVEEAVEAIGFGWFQWKLSMITGVAWMADAMEMMLLSILTPQLHCEWRLSSWKVAFITAVVFIGMMLSSSLWGNISDKYGRKVCLTLCMLWTLYYGLLSAFAPVYSWILVLRGLVGFGLGGAPQSVTLYTEFLPVKTRGISIILLGVFWALGAVFEVLLAMVVMPTLSWKWLLAFSTFPLVVFAASCCWLPESARFDVLRGREDKALKTLKHVAASNGSTMPTGRLIANTQNDRGRIRDLFIPEYCKTTLLVWFIWLCSAFSYYGLVLLTTEMFQAGSACSVTDNSSMEPRCNLECIYLTIDDYKDLLWTTLAEFPGILISVWMIDRIGRRKSMAFFFLAFSLSIMPLYTCIQRTVLTVFIFIARACITAGWQVAYVYTPEVFPTATRAIGIGTSSGMARVGALITPFIAQVLLKTSVYLALSVYLICCLLGTVASWALPMETTGRSLQESTQNTMEQKHMERPHGSEIAESSSNTSP; this is encoded by the exons ATGAGTGGGTTGACAAGATCATCGCAGATGGCTTACAAGCGATGGAAAGACGCTGATATCAG tgttcaTGAGGAGCAGTCTGGGAATAATGAGCCTAGCAATGAAAGAATTTGCACTATTCTGGAGCAAGAGGATTTGGGGGACAGCAAGACCAGAAGCTCTGGAATGTCAG aaACATTTACTGTGGAGGAAGCAGTTGAGGCTATTGGTTTTGGATGGTTTCAGTGGAAGCTGTCTATGATAACTGGAGTTGCGTGG ATGGCTGATGCTATGGAAATGATGCTCCTTAGTATTCTAACTCCTCAACTGCACTGTGAATGGAGGCTCTCGAGCTGGAAAGTGGCATTCATAACAGCG GTAGTGTTCATTGGAATGATGCTCAGCTCCTCACTTTGGGGAAACATTTCAGACAAGTATGGCCGAAAAGTG tgtttaacaCTGTGCATGCTGTGGACATTGTACTATGGGCTTCTCAGTGCTTTCGCACCTGTTTATAGCTGGATCTTAGTCTTGCGAGGCCTCGTGGGATTTGGCCTGGGAGGAGCCCCTCAGTC TGTGACATTATATACTGAATTCCTCCCGGTGAAAACCAGAGGGATATCCATAATCCTGTTAGGG GTGTTCTGGGCCTTGGGTGCTGTGTTTGAAGTGTTACTGGCTATGGTGGTCATGCCCACATTAAGCTGGAAATGGCTGCTAGCTTTCTCCACTTTTCCTCTTGTTGTCTTTGCTGCCTCCTGCTGT TGGTTACCAGAGAGTGCTAGATTTGATGTACTGAGAGGCAGAGAAGACAAGGCCCTGAAGACTCTGAAACATGTAGCAGCGTCTAATGGGAGCACTATGCCTACAGGAAGACTTATAGCCAACACACAG AATGATCGTGGGAGAATTAGAGATCTTTTTATTCCAGAATACTGCAAGACAACACTTTTGGTCTGGTTTATCTG GCTATGTAGTGCTTTTTCATATTATGGTCTTGTGCTGCTAACCACTGAGATGTTCCAAGCAGGATCTGCGTGTAGTG TCACTGACAACTCAAGTATGGAACCTCGGTGCAATTTGGAGTGCATATATCTGACTATTGATGATTATAAGGACCTTTTGTGGACCACCTTAGCAGAATTTCCAG GTATTCTGATCTCCGTGTGGATGATTGATCGAATTGGCCGGAGAAAAagcatggcttttttttttttagcattctCTCTGAGTATCATGCCACTGTACACCTGCATACAAAG GACAGTTCTCACAGTCTTTATTTTCATTGCTCGAGCCTGTATAACAGCAGGCTGGCAGGTTGCATATGTTTATACACCTGAG GTTTTCCCCACCGCAACCAGGGCTATTGGTATTGGTACAAGCAGCGGGATGGCTCGTGTTGGAGCTCTCATCACACCATTTATTGCTCAG GTACTTCTGAAAACATCAGTTTATCTGGctctgtctgtgtatttaatATGTTGTTTGCTGGGCACAGTAGCATCCTGGGCTTTGCCTATGGAAACAACAGGGCGGAGCTTACAGGAATCAACTCAAAACACCATGGAACAAAAACACATGGAAAGACCGCATGGTTCTGAGATAGCCGAATCCTCCAGCAACACATCTCCTTAA